From Miscanthus floridulus cultivar M001 chromosome 15, ASM1932011v1, whole genome shotgun sequence, the proteins below share one genomic window:
- the LOC136506794 gene encoding putative disease resistance RPP13-like protein 1 isoform X1 — protein sequence MDSREILELENKLLDPTTEEPISLPLHFLRSITNGFSNEQELGRGGYGVVYKGRLLHHGDSFIAVKKFHDSHVVKGDEQFQKVATSLIKHPNVTQLLGYCSESKGEMTKLPNGKSVIADKQTRILCFEYMCNGGLDEHLSGESSGLDWNKRYKIIKGICSGLEYLHGCNIIHLDLKPQNILMDATMMPKIADFDLSRLLGEQKSQTVTKTANPPGTRGYMAPEYIDRGVISKKADIFSLGVIIIEIQKGCKDDYPDYGQSTEVFQHFTEKVLSNWRNRFERSSKYTSPELHTQLVKQCINIALECVHPEKEKRPNVSNIIEILNAAEGSCVQNGEDLLVDHQIGAQEGVLQPDVQREDGLMDHRPAWITKGIMKSAAAPLQPHRKPVLESVDGSLCYQGSRNASFWVAHKALASLEDNVLKDWAATINLGPGVTALQLELLSVKAILESTLGKVIHNSALEHCLMMLQDLVYDAEDVVDEMEYFHIQDMLDASQHAEGCAHNLDLNVLPSIHDEPPKLRFDRDNASRRIEHIVEQMQLIEKKFSSAIKLLGSDWSTTPNIAQNRPITISESIEPKLYGRELMMKRITDDITKGKHCHGVLTVIPIVGPGGIGKTTLAQHIYHSGEVQEHFDVRVWTCVSLNFNVNKLIEEIQRYIPKVDRESSNGTASELIGQRLKNKRLLLVLDDIWDCSDEDEWKQLLVPFKKSQVQGNIIIVTTRFPAQAQIMVRKNDHSIYLQGIENKEFEEFFLEIIFGDDDQSRKEHRFLLETGFKIAGRLKGSPLAAKTVGRLLKTQLDLVHWTRVLESKQWEHSNGKNDIMPALKLSFDYLRPQLQQCFSYCALFPQDYRFEREGLINFWIGQEALHYSPHGESKRVEDIGLSHLTELVNYGFLEDKGEKIGITFYIIHDLLHELARKVSSLECLSIDTQSQVSSLQIPTSIRHLSINIDDTSVNNRLTQKNCVEDINTLHTRLKVEKLQTLMIFGIHHGCFVKAFGDLFREAKALRVILLSDASYDVEYLLCNFYSLLHLRYLRIDSSSLYKARFPNKISRFYHMMVLDAEHCDIINLPRDVSNLVKLRHLLVQHDTIHSSITEVGKLKSLQELRRFMVEQDDQGFELRQIGHLEELCGSLCIDSLENVQVPEEADEAKLMLKSHLHELILRWNDNWSTDDSALEKHVLERLKPSRDLQKLSIIGHRGGTCPSWLGLNLSLGSLKSLCLDDVNWKTFPPIGDLWLVDVPREEISINIPEKRFGNLRRLDLIHLSGLKTWAVHAPCQLFPYLEVLIIRDCSQLVELSFSHSAGCCQQGKDANDNLFPRLKELKIKRCPQLLSFAPIPWTEAPCYIEITGISSLDKLVYGNENSYLTIEGNNKDTNDSTVWDVLAFHNLTGLEVLRLYRCQSLPLHYLQMLSSLRTLRMSYPSNVFPLVEADSHVKYQFPVESLVIEGERSASGKELTQLLVYFPKLSDLELQFCAKVTGLAVNVRGQHATETPGTTTSANKEDQQQDARANVDVIVVSEEAEHGLLILPPQLQVLEIRGSPKLRLLGSNPHDDSNKDGRTRQGGGLWVLSSLRRLEIEDCPELLSSYSSSSFSSSFPLPNSLEHLRIRGAMGTGAQLPLSNLTALTSLSIYRCGDLRGEGLWSLLAQGHLNELSVQGTPNFFVDSEQEIPSCSSKLQRLEIDDVAGFTAAAIRHSLLFSSLTILSITDHKLKSFTEEQEALLFVDSLGDITFHSCHNLQSLPERLPRHPNLKRLHIWTCGAIQMLPKEGLPSSLQDLYISNCPQIQSLPKLDDLPSSLRYLNVRDSGSEELRRQCRKLINIIPIVEV from the exons ATGGACAGCCGTGAGATATTGGAGTTGGAGAACAAGCTTCTTGATCCGACCACAGAAGAACCAATTTCTCTACCCCTACACTTTTTGAGATCGATAACAAATGGTTTTAGCAATGAGCAAGAACTCGGGAGGGGTGGGTACGGAGTGGTTTACAAG GGACGACTTCTCCACCATGGCGATTCATTTATTGCTGTGAAGAAGTTTCATGATAGTCATGTAGTGAAGGGTGATGAACAGTTCCAGAAAGTGGCCACTTCTCTTATCAAACACCCAAATGTAACACAACTCCTAGGTTACTGTTCAGAATCAAAGGGAGAGATGACCAAGCTACCGAACGGGAAAAGTGTTATTGCTGATAAACAGACAAGAATTCTCTGCTTCGAGTATATGTGTAATGGAGGCCTTGATGAGCATCTTTCAG GTGAATCTTCCGGTCTTGATTGGAACAAGAGATACAAGATAATTAAGGGCATATGCAGTGGTTTGGAATACCTTCATGGGTGCAATATTATTCATCTGGACCTTAAACCTCAAAATATATTAATGGATGCTACTATGATGCCAAAAATTGCGGATTTTGATTTGTCAAGGTTGTTGGGTGAACAAAAATCCCAGACTGTCACTAAAACTGCAAATCCCCCCGGAACCAG GGGATACATGGCACCAGAATACATAGATAGGGGCGTAATCTCAAAGAAAGCAGATATATTCAGTTTGGGTGTCATAATTATAGAGATACAGAAAGGCTGCAAGGACGACTATCCAGACTATGGCCAAAGCACCGAAGTTTTCCAGCACTTCACAGAGAAA GTGCTCAGTAATTGGAGGAACAGATTCGAAAGATCATCGAAGTATACATCGCCAGAACTACATACCCAGCTAGTAAAACAATGCATCAACATAGCTTTGGAATGTGTGCACCCTGAGAAGGAGAAAAGGCCAAATGTATCAAATATAATTGAAATTCTTAATGCAGCAGAAGGAAGTTGTGTTCAAAATGGTGAAGATTTACTGGTAGATCACCAG ATTGGAGCCCAGGAAGGGGTACTGCAACCGGATGTGCAGCGTGAGGACGGCTTGATGGATCACCGACCAGCGTGGATCACAAAAGGCATAATGAAATCAGCAGCTGCACCACTCCAACCACACCGCAAGCCAGTTTTGGAAAGTGTGGATGGTTCGCTTTGTTATCAAGGGTCACGAAATGCATCATTTTGGGTGGCGCACAAGGCGTTGGCTTCCTTGGAGGACAACGTGCTCAAGGACTGGGCAGCCACCATCAACCTTGGCCCGGGCGTCACGGCCCTCCAGCTAGAGCTGCTATCTGTCAAGGCGATTCTTGAGTCCACCCTCGGCAAGGTAATACACAACTCAGCGCTTGAGCACTGTCTAATGATGCTTCAAGACCTCGTATATGACGCTGAGGATGTGGTGGACGAGATGGAATACTTTCACATCCAAGACATGCTGGACGCCAGCCAGCATGCCGAAGGTTGTGCCCACAACCTGGACCTTAATGTGTTGCCATCTATTCATGATGAACCACCAAAGTTGAGATTTGATAGGGATAATGCCTCCCGAAGAATAGAACATATTGTAGAGCAAATGCAGCTCATTGAAAAGAAGTTTTCTAGTGCTATTAAACTATTAGGTTCTGACTGGAGCACTACCCCAAACATTGCACAAAATCGCCCCATCACCATCTCTGAAAGTATAGAGCCAAAACTGTATGGGAGGGAGCTTATGATGAAGAGGATCACAGATGATATCACAAAGGGTAAACACTGTCATGGCGTCCTCACAGTTATTCCAATTGTTGGTCCAGGGGGCATAGGAAAGACAACTCTTGCACAACATATATATCACAGTGGAGAAGTGCAAGAACATTTTGATGTCAGAGTTTGGACATGTGTCTCACTCAATTTTAATGTGAATAAGCTGATAGAAGAGATTCAAAGATATATCCCTAAAGTTGATCGTGAAAGTAGTAATGGTACTGCTAGTGAGTTGATTGGGCAAAGATTGAAAAATAAGAGGCTTTTGCTTGTATTAGATGATATATGGGACTGCAGTGATGAGGATGAATGGAAACAGCTATTGGTGCCATTCAAAAAATCACAAGTACAAGGTAATATAATTATAGTTACAACTCGATTTCCAGCACAAGCACAAATAATGGTTCGGaaaaatgatcattcaatatatTTGCAAGGTATAGAAAATAAAGAATTTGAGGAATTCTTCCTAGAAATTATCTtcggtgatgatgatcaatctagaAAGGAGCATAGATTCTTGCTAGAAACTGGGTTTAAGATAGCTGGTAGACTAAAGGGCTCCCCTCTTGCAGCAAAAACTGTTGGTAGATTGTTGAAAACCCAACTTGACTTGGTTCACTGGACTAGAGTCTTAGAAAGTAAGCAATGGGAGCATAGCAACGGTAAGAATGACATTATGCCTGCACTGAAGTTGAGCTTTGATTACTTACGTCCTCAGCTTCAGCAGTGTTTCTCCTACTGTGCTTTGTTTCCTCAAGATTACAGATTTGAAAGAGAAGGGCTAATTAACTTCTGGATAGGACAAGAAGCTTTGCATTATTCACCACatggtgaaagtaaaagagttgaAGATATCGGGCTAAGTCATTTGACTGAGTTGGTTAATTATGGATTTTTGGAAGATAAAGGGGAAAAGATTGGAATAACTTTTTACATCATTCATGATCTCTTACATGAATTAGCACGAAAAGTTTCATCACTTGAATGCCTTAGCATAGACACTCAATCTCAAGTGAGCTCCTTACAAATCCCGACATCAATCCGCCACTTGTCTATCAACATAGATGATACCAGTGTCAACAATAGATTGACTCAAAAAAATTGTGTGGAGGATATCAATACATTGCACACAAGATTAAAAGTTGAAAAACTGCAAACTTTGATGATATTTGGGATACACCACGGTTGCTTTGTGAAGGCTTTTGGTGATTTATTTAGGGAAGCAAAGGCCCTTCGTGTTATTTTACTATCAGATGCATCCTATGATGTGGAATATTTGTTGTGCAACTTTTATAGTCTGCTCCATCTTCGCTACCTTCGAATTGACAGTTCTTCTCTATATAAAGCCAGATTTCCCAACAAAATTTCTAGATTTTATCACATGATGGTCCTAGATGCAGAACACTGTGACATCATAAATCTACCAAGAGATGTCAGCAACCTTGTAAAATTGCGCCATCTTCTCGTTCAACATGATACAATACACTCTAGCATCACTGAGGTTGGGAAACTAAAATCATTACAAGAGTTGCGAAGATTTATGGTcgaacaagatgatcaaggtttTGAATTAAGGCAGATAGGACATTTGGAAGAGCTCTGTGGATCACTGTGCATTGATAGTCTTGAAAATGTTCAGGTACCAGAAGAAGCAGATGAAGCAAAATTGATGCTAAAAAGTCACCTACATGAGTTGATACTACGTTGGAATGATAATTGGTCTACTGATGATTCTGCACTCGAAAAACATGTTCTTGAAAGGCTTAAGCCAAGTCGAGATCTTCAGAAGTTATCCATTATAGGGCACAGAGGAGGCACTTGCCCTTCATGGCTGGGTTTGAACCTCTCACTCGGTAGTCTGAAATCTCTTTGTCTAGATGATGTAAACTGGAAAACATTTCCACCTATAGGAGATTTGTGGTTAGTAGATGTGCCCCGTGAGGAAATCTCAATCAATATCCCTGAGAAGAGGTTTGGAAATTTGAGAAGGCTGGATCTTATACACTTGTCAGGGTTGAAAACATGGGCTGTACATGCCCCCTGTCAATTGTTTCCTTATTTGGAAGTGCTTATCATTAGGGATTGCTCTCAACTTGTGGAATTGTCGTTTTCGCATTCTGCTGGTTGTTGTCAACAAGGGAAAGATGCAAATGACAATTTATTTCCTAGACTGAAGGAGCTCAAGATTAAGAGATGTCCACAACTATTGTCATTTGCACCCATTCCTTGGACTGAAGCTCCGTGCTACATTGAAATAACAGGAATTTCATCTCTTGATAAATTGGTTTATGGAAACGAAAATAGTTATTTGACCATTGAGGGAAATAATAAGGATACAAATGATAGCACGGTTTGGGATGTGCTAGCTTTTCATAATCTAACTGGACTGGAGGTCTTGCGCCTGTACCGGTGCCAATCTCTGCCACTGCATTACTTACAAATGCTATCATCCCTAAGGACCCTACGTATGTCTTATCCGAGTAATGTCTTTCCACTTGTTGAAGCTGACAGCCATGTCAAATACCAGTTTCCAGTTGAATCGCTGGTCATCGAGGGCGAGAGGAGTGCTAGTGGGAAAGAGTTGACACAGCTACTTGTCTACTTCCCAAAGCTCTCAGATCTGGAGCTGCAGTTCTGTGCAAAGGTAACAGGGCTGGCTGTGAATGTGAGGGGACAGCACGCAACAGAGACGCCCGGAACAACAACTTCAGCTAACAAAGAGGATCAGCAGCAGGATGCAAGAGCAAATGTCGACGTAATAGTCGTATCAGAAGAAGCAGAACATGGCCTATTGATTTTGCCTCCCCAACTGCAGGTCCTGGAGATCCGTGGCAGCCCAAAGCTGCGACTCCTTGGCTCCAATCCACATGACGACAGCAACAAAGATGGACGAACTAGGCAAGGAGGAGGGCTCTGGGTTCTAAGCTCCCTCCGAAGGCTGGAAATCGAGGATTGCCCCGAGCTCCTGTCCTCATACTCGTCTtcatccttctcttcttctttcccCTTGCCCAACTCCCTGGAACACCTTAGGATTAGAGGAGCGATGGGCACGGGGGCTCAACTGCCTCTATCAAACCTCACTGCTCTCACAAGTTTATCCATATACCGATGTGGGGATTTAAGAGGCGAGGGATTGTGGTCTCTCCTCGCCCAAGGACATCTCAACGAATTATCTGTTCAAGGAACGCCCAATTTTTTTGTTGATTCCGAACAGGAGATTCCATCCTGTTCCTCAAAACTGCAGAGGCTCGAAATAGATGATGTGGCTGGATTCACTGCTGCGGCCATTCGTCATAGCCTGCTCTTTTCCTCGCTCACCATATTGAGTATTACGGATCACAAGCTGAAGAGCTTCACAGAGGAGCAAGAGGCCCTTCTGTTTGTCGACTCCCTCGGGGATATCACATTTCATTCCTGCCACAACCTGCAGTCCCTCCCTGAACGGCTACCTAGACATCCCAACCTCAAGAGGTTACACATCTGGACGTGCGGAGCAATCCAGATGCTGCCCAAGGAGGGCCTCCCAAGTTCACTGCAAGATTTGTATATCAGTAACTGTCCACAAATCCAGTCACTGCCCAAGCTGGATGACCTTCCAAGCTCCCTGCGATATTTAAATGTCCGTGACAGCGGAAGCGAGGAGCTAAGGAGACAGTGCCGCAAGTTGATAAATATCATTCCAATAGTCGAAGTCTGA